Sequence from the Acropora muricata isolate sample 2 chromosome 10, ASM3666990v1, whole genome shotgun sequence genome:
ACCTATCTGCATCAAAATCATTTATACGAAGGCCTTTTAAATTAAACCTTGGTGATTAATGGCCACAAAAATAAAGACAGACAACACACCGAAATTAACCTCCCCAAATATCAAAGTAAGGAAGAGATCTTTTAGGAAGACAGATCTTAGTGGCACCGGGTTCCAACAATATTGGTATGAATATGATAAGTAGGAACTTGACATTTCAGATGTTTTTAGCAAGTGGAAAAAGAGCTTGAAATTCAGAAAAACTTAATGTTTTGATAGATAATCTTTGTGCATACAGGTAACTAATTTTGTGCCATGAGCTTCCTAAGTCAAACCGACTGTCCTAGGTGACCTACAACTGAAGGTTTCATTACTTTCTCATTACCTTGTTTATCTGGAAAAAACTCCAACATTTTCTTCACCAGCGCGTGACATTGCTCCTGCGTGCTGTACTTCTCCATGTACTCTTTCCGCAGTTGTTTAGCATCATCAGAACACTTTCCTACACCTCTTTCTCTAACTTCTTTAATCTTGTCGGCCCAAAATTGTGGCTCGTCAGAATCTATAATATATTCTGCGCCACTGGGTAATTTCTTCACTGCCATTCCAAGCCCTGTATTTCCACCGATAAGGACTGGCACAGCAGCAGACAATGCAGACAAGATACTTGTTCCAAAACCCTCGGCCCGTGAAGGCAGGATGGCTAGCTGTACTTGACAAAGCAACCTCTTCCACTCTTTTGGATTCCTTTTAAATTGTCTTACAGTGAATTGTTTTGGATTGAGATGACCCTTCAGATTACTTTCCAGTACTTTGGTGTCTTCTTTTGGTGTCACAAGGAAGAAGATATGGTATGAGGAGTCCTGCAACAAATTAATGGCTTGTGCAGCAATATCAATTCCTTTGGCTTCAAAGTACTTTTCATAATAGGTTGCACTGACCATGATCCGGAAAAACTCCCCACATTCAACCACTGGCCGAACATCTATCAAATCATGAGCAATTCCTGGAGTTAAATCGAAAACATACTTGCCAGAGGATCGCAGATAAGTGCGGTAGGCTTCAGCTACTTTGGGACCAATTGCGATGATCATATCAGCACATTCACACAATTCTAACTGCACATCATGTTCGGAGTCATGAATCTCCTCTTTCCCGAATTTTGCCAGTTCTTCACTAATTGTATGAACCACGTGAACCCACTtgcagtttttgttttccttgatgACTTGTGCTTGTTTTCCAAGGTCAATCCCATAGGAATGGATGATCAAAACATCAATGTCAAGATCATCAGGTGGAAAAGAAAGAAGTTCCTTGCCTCGAAAAGCGATCATCTTTTTTGGAAGGAAAAGTTTGATATTTAACTTCTTTGCCCAGGCTTCGACTTCAGGGATTGTTTTTTCAACTAGCCCAGACAGTTTAACCGATGGATCCTTTGCCAGCTCAGTGAGCAACTGATCTGTGACTGTAATTTTCCAGCCTTCATCATTTGTCACCAGTGTTACATTTAATCCGTCTCCATCTTTTGCTTTTGTGAGGCTAAGGGCTGCAACCAAATACAAAGTAATAATTGTGCTATAAAACCTACAGGAACAATTGTTTAAAAAGGAAGCTTCTCTCAGGGCTTTTTTTGTCATGTTTCCTGGTGCACTGCAGCTGTGAGCCACGAATGCTGTTCCAATCAAGTACTTAATATACTACTACGTGTCTTCGATCGCTTCCTGGTCAGTTTGAACTAAAGTAGTTCTTAAATATGCCTAGCGTCACCTCAATGTTTCAGAATGTTATCAATGAATGAGATGattttttcgtctttctttATGCAGGAGGCGTAACAGAAAAGTTTGGAGAGGTCCAGTTCCAGTAAATGTGTAACATTCTCTCaactaaaaatgataaaaatgcagtgctggaaataatttttcttcctTCACAGGACATATGTACTTTCAATCTTCCTTTTGGTGAGATATTTGACATATTTTACTGTACATTATTTATTGACAGACAACACCTTaaagaagataactcaagatgtggTGGTGAGATCTTTGGTCATCGTGTCCAATCATAATGTGTAAGGATCTTGGTGAATTTGTGGTAAATCTTGTAAGATTTGAAGGATCTTGGTAAAATCTTTGTAAGATCATGGTAAGATCTTGAAAGATCTCACAAGAATCATGTAAGAATCTTAATTAGGAAGTAAGATAAGATCTTATAAAGATATTCTCAGCTAGGCAGGGATCATCATTTACATAttcaagttgtacatttaaCCAGAAGTCAACACTTTTCACTAGATAGGGTATAATAAGTGTAGAGCTCATTGGCATTTTGCAGTCAAtatttgttgttaaaaaaatatcatgaaacCTTCACCTGATAGCAGTGAAGGATTCAACTCAGTGACCAACATGAAAGCTTATCAGGCAGCAGAGTGAAAGGCTGGTCTTGGGAAGGGTTAGCGGTTGACAAGAAAGTGGGAAAATTACACTCAGAGTATGTGCAGCATTACTTAATTGGTATATTGATTAATGTAGGTGAATTGTGTTACATGGCTGGCAACCAAGCATGGAACAGTTTGAAACTAAACGCTATCAAATATGCATCCCAAGAGACAGATGAGGAGCTGTCTGCATATTGGGTAAGCTATATtggaaaacaatattattgcttgttttcaagagatcatcaaggtgagagagagtgaatcccccatataggccctctaactagggtaatccatcttaatctatttttagacatggtacccagttcttccgcgaattttactcgcgcgattttcccgcgttgcttgttttcgtggaggaaacaacggattagagtaatggcggaccgcgcttcctcgaaacgaacaGCATAACCTGTTTTTAATCATCACCAGACGAAACCTCAACAATTCTCACCTTTGGAAAATTCATCGTGCTCCCTATGACCactactacaaaataaatttgggctggttttcttccgcttgttggacggtgcgttagaaacttcaaactttcattTCGAGGAAGCGCGTTCCGCCATTActaaaatagattaagatggattaccctagttagagggcctatatgggggattcactctctcaccttgatgatctcttgttgGTTTGACATTGATATAGTGTAATCATTGTCTTATTAATGGGCTTTTCCTTGGTGATCTTCAACATACCGCCCACACATCACTAACAGTGAGTATGATAATCTCACAGAGACCTTTTTTGAGCTGTACTTTCGATCCAAATTTGAGGCTTGCTCCAACAAAAATTGCTCTACATTTTGCCAAAAATCTGTGATACAAGCCATAGAGCAATCTCTCATTTAAGTTGTCTCAAACTGGCTACCAGTCACATTGCATCAATCACAGGTAATGCTATGATCAGCACTAAGCTCCATAAATGAAGTCTCAATACAGTTATaatatgaaaatgaaatgatttatggtttattacattctactgggcaggatttacagctgcccagagggtaTGGGctcaagaggacttcaaggccctatacgaaggtgccccacctcacccacccccccctcCGTTcgttttacgtcccacagaattatcaacattcaaggaatagTGAgccgggacctccggcttatcgtccttatccgaagagagtagaaagtctaaccatttgcagatgaaattaaaaACGCAGCACtctctcctcagttatttaaagaccctttgtgttggtccggtcggagtctcggaCTCACGATCTCCCGCGTCACAggccggtgcacaaccaagtgagctaccggtgcgcgaTCTTGTTTTGATATGTATGTTAATTTGTAGAGCAGAGTCAAGAATCGTCAAAACTCAAATAAAACCTTTTCTACAAAACAGTAAAACAGCTAGAattaaagtgcaaaaacatgtcCTAAAAGTTGACTACTGCAGTCATCAAAGCTTCATGTATACTTGGGAGAAAAAAGGATGCATTCCATTCAGTAATAGTCGCTATGTGAGTTATTAATGATTGCAGGCCAATATCAGCATGAATAGAAGAACAAACagcagataaaaaaaattaaaccatcAACGTAGATATCATTCTTGTCCATGACAACAAATTTGAGGCTCTCTTGAACAAAAATTTCTCTACAATGCTGAAAATATGCGATACAAACCATGGCCTTCTGCTTGATCAACCTCTGATTGTCTGCTTCGACCAAGAGGGTGTTTTAATCTAGGAAAGCATAAAATGTTAATGTGTCAAATTGAATAATATAATCTTTGGTGATAATTAGATCACATCCACATCTTGCTCTTGTTTTAACTATCAAAAATATGACACATTAAGCAAAATGTCCTACATGCCTTCAACTGGATCAATGTAGGAATACAATGCTCCAAGTGGTGAGGATATATTTTAAAACTAAGTGCTTTTATGCCCCTAGTTTCACAATTATATTTACATAAGTTTGATCTGCAGAATATGATAACGTTATTTTTCAAGATCTGAAATGAAATATGCATTTTGGTGCATTTTGGATGGAATAACTTACTATCATAAACAAGTGTATCTTACAAGTAATAAAATAACTGCTGCTATTTTTTTTGGGTATACCTTACGGTTCCCCCCCCCCCAGCGccaacttcttcttcttcacgATCCATTGGGGAATCTGAGGAGAAAGCATTCACAGACACGTCATTGTTCACAGGATGTTGAACCGAACGGAAAGAACGAAAAAGCTCCCCCCAAATAATATGGCAAGAACTGTAATCGAATAGTACAGGAAACATCACCGCACGGGCATACTCGGAGAAAGAGGTGAGCCAACAGCTTCATGAGGCAAAAAGCTTAAATAGCTTGGGAACCTTTTGATGAGGAATTCGTCTCGCGAGGCGGTGAGGAAACGTTTGCTTACCGCCTCGCGAGGCGAAACAACTCAGATCATTTTAAACTCCACTATTCAGAGAAATTCCAACAAAAGGCAAAGGAAAATATCTATCCAGTTTTTACGTCCCATACCGTTCTTCTTTGCTCCTTTTTTGCTTGACTTGACAATTTATATCACAACACAGCTT
This genomic interval carries:
- the LOC136931418 gene encoding uncharacterized protein isoform X2; amino-acid sequence: MDREEEEVGAGGGGTVRLKHPLGRSRQSEVDQAEGHALSLTKAKDGDGLNVTLVTNDEGWKITVTDQLLTELAKDPSVKLSGLVEKTIPEVEAWAKKLNIKLFLPKKMIAFRGKELLSFPPDDLDIDVLIIHSYGIDLGKQAQVIKENKNCKWVHVVHTISEELAKFGKEEIHDSEHDVQLELCECADMIIAIGPKVAEAYRTYLRSSGKYVFDLTPGIAHDLIDVRPVVECGEFFRIMVSATYYEKYFEAKGIDIAAQAINLLQDSSYHIFFLVTPKEDTKVLESNLKGHLNPKQFTVRQFKRNPKEWKRLLCQVQLAILPSRAEGFGTSILSALSAAVPVLIGGNTGLGMAVKKLPSGAEYIIDSDEPQFWADKIKEVRERGVGKCSDDAKQLRKEYMEKYSTQEQCHALVKKMLEFFPDKQGRLRKSVEHVDEVDTVRVSYVEPGIQPTKSSSVGHAEEVDTMKGSYFESKIEQGKGFSPPDQGNESGAMAQPVKNMGAQEELGSEMKLQSLSGLSIEETSPHHGYDVVDAGSTYQEPTSKLLMPLTKLPYGIRGEICLKLDIRDDLHFRDFRLLGEKMGFSKDVTRNLEQRQHPTNELLHLWSRKSSKAKVGCLIEMLKDKDFDRSDVVEVLENWVYGKGQE
- the LOC136931418 gene encoding uncharacterized protein isoform X1, yielding MDREEEEVGAGGGGTVRLKHPLGRSRQSEVDQAEGHALSLTKAKDGDGLNVTLVTNDEGWKITVTDQLLTELAKDPSVKLSGLVEKTIPEVEAWAKKLNIKLFLPKKMIAFRGKELLSFPPDDLDIDVLIIHSYGIDLGKQAQVIKENKNCKWVHVVHTISEELAKFGKEEIHDSEHDVQLELCECADMIIAIGPKVAEAYRTYLRSSGKYVFDLTPGIAHDLIDVRPVVECGEFFRIMVSATYYEKYFEAKGIDIAAQAINLLQDSSYHIFFLVTPKEDTKVLESNLKGHLNPKQFTVRQFKRNPKEWKRLLCQVQLAILPSRAEGFGTSILSALSAAVPVLIGGNTGLGMAVKKLPSGAEYIIDSDEPQFWADKIKEVRERGVGKCSDDAKQLRKEYMEKYSTQEQCHALVKKMLEFFPDKQVGRLRKSVEHVDEVDTVRVSYVEPGIQPTKSSSVGHAEEVDTMKGSYFESKIEQGKGFSPPDQGNESGAMAQPVKNMGAQEELGSEMKLQSLSGLSIEETSPHHGYDVVDAGSTYQEPTSKLLMPLTKLPYGIRGEICLKLDIRDDLHFRDFRLLGEKMGFSKDVTRNLEQRQHPTNELLHLWSRKSSKAKVGCLIEMLKDKDFDRSDVVEVLENWVYGKGQE
- the LOC136931418 gene encoding uncharacterized protein isoform X3, giving the protein MTKKALREASFLNNCSCRFYSTIITLYLVAALSLTKAKDGDGLNVTLVTNDEGWKITVTDQLLTELAKDPSVKLSGLVEKTIPEVEAWAKKLNIKLFLPKKMIAFRGKELLSFPPDDLDIDVLIIHSYGIDLGKQAQVIKENKNCKWVHVVHTISEELAKFGKEEIHDSEHDVQLELCECADMIIAIGPKVAEAYRTYLRSSGKYVFDLTPGIAHDLIDVRPVVECGEFFRIMVSATYYEKYFEAKGIDIAAQAINLLQDSSYHIFFLVTPKEDTKVLESNLKGHLNPKQFTVRQFKRNPKEWKRLLCQVQLAILPSRAEGFGTSILSALSAAVPVLIGGNTGLGMAVKKLPSGAEYIIDSDEPQFWADKIKEVRERGVGKCSDDAKQLRKEYMEKYSTQEQCHALVKKMLEFFPDKQVGRLRKSVEHVDEVDTVRVSYVEPGIQPTKSSSVGHAEEVDTMKGSYFESKIEQGKGFSPPDQGNESGAMAQPVKNMGAQEELGSEMKLQSLSGLSIEETSPHHGYDVVDAGSTYQEPTSKLLMPLTKLPYGIRGEICLKLDIRDDLHFRDFRLLGEKMGFSKDVTRNLEQRQHPTNELLHLWSRKSSKAKVGCLIEMLKDKDFDRSDVVEVLENWVYGKGQE